One Bacillota bacterium genomic region harbors:
- a CDS encoding spore coat protein encodes MQALPVGDKDIAGDVLMTEKRMAEMLVRATLEMMPGGVRNELQRSADDTIRAAEHVFNYMNRHNWYNPRNADPQTIGWFRNALDRMRSDLGSVWANRPGRFAGAPAGTMADGGNWGQLGPGPGWNRPDVRPGEPLPAGGGTGYGWPQGGFRPGGPGA; translated from the coding sequence ATGCAAGCTCTTCCCGTCGGCGACAAGGACATCGCCGGTGATGTCCTGATGACCGAGAAGCGGATGGCCGAGATGCTGGTCCGGGCAACGCTGGAGATGATGCCGGGCGGCGTGCGCAACGAGCTGCAACGGTCGGCGGACGACACGATCCGGGCCGCCGAGCACGTCTTCAACTACATGAACCGGCACAACTGGTACAACCCGCGCAACGCCGACCCGCAGACGATCGGCTGGTTCCGCAACGCCCTCGATCGGATGCGAAGCGACCTGGGCAGCGTCTGGGCCAACCGGCCCGGGCGCTTCGCCGGGGCGCCGGCCGGCACCATGGCGGACGGGGGCAACTGGGGACAGCTCGGTCCGGGCCCCGGCTGGAACCGCCCCGACGTGCGGCCGGGCGAGCCGCTGCCCGCGGGGGGTGGAACCGGGTACGGCTGGCCGCAGGGCGGCTTCCGCCCGGGTGGCCCGGGGGCCTGA
- the yabP gene encoding sporulation protein YabP: MEKTEQGRHELHLVDRSSLRVVGVENVENFDENQALLATPLGLLQIRGSNLHIRQLDLDASEFAIEGEISALEYRESRALRQRGRGLLARMTR; encoded by the coding sequence ATGGAGAAGACGGAACAGGGCCGGCACGAGCTCCACCTCGTCGACCGGAGCAGCCTGCGCGTCGTCGGCGTCGAGAACGTCGAGAACTTCGACGAGAACCAGGCGCTGCTGGCCACGCCGCTGGGCCTCCTCCAAATCCGGGGGAGCAACCTGCACATCCGCCAGCTGGATCTGGACGCCAGCGAGTTCGCCATCGAGGGCGAGATCTCCGCCCTGGAGTACCGCGAGTCGAGGGCGCTCAGGCAGCGCGGGCGGGGCCTCCTGGCGCGCATGACGCGCTGA
- a CDS encoding HU family DNA-binding protein — MNKNDLVAAVADKTGLTKKDSERVINAVIDGIQEALADGDRVSLVGFGTFEVRQRKSRVGRNPRTGETIQIPGNAVPTFKAGKTLREMVTKR; from the coding sequence TTGAACAAGAACGACCTGGTGGCAGCGGTCGCCGACAAGACCGGCCTGACGAAGAAAGACTCGGAGCGCGTGATCAACGCCGTCATCGACGGGATCCAGGAAGCCCTGGCCGACGGTGATCGGGTCTCTCTGGTCGGTTTCGGCACCTTCGAGGTTCGCCAGCGGAAGTCCCGCGTCGGCCGCAACCCGCGCACCGGCGAGACCATCCAGATCCCCGGGAACGCGGTGCCCACCTTCAAGGCCGGCAAGACGCTCCGCGAGATGGTGACCAAGCGCTGA
- the yabQ gene encoding spore cortex biosynthesis protein YabQ produces the protein MPVPASPDLLGGQIYVFLLTVLAGNAVGLLYDLFRALRGPGGRRSWRSDLLDLLFWLVAGLLLAVAMTLGNWLEFRLYPLLGAATGIALYFSLASPVILGALLALRRALGRASSRLLRWLGRHALLPLRRALGHLLRATARRLRCARGRRPPGRRLRRLWRRLRRRRR, from the coding sequence GTGCCGGTTCCTGCCTCTCCCGACCTCCTGGGCGGGCAGATCTACGTCTTCCTCCTGACCGTCCTGGCCGGGAACGCCGTCGGCCTGCTCTACGACCTCTTCCGCGCCCTGCGCGGCCCCGGGGGCCGGCGCTCCTGGAGGAGCGATCTGCTCGACCTCCTCTTCTGGCTGGTGGCGGGTCTGCTCCTGGCCGTCGCCATGACCCTCGGCAACTGGCTGGAGTTCCGCCTCTACCCGCTGCTCGGTGCGGCCACCGGCATCGCCCTCTACTTCTCGCTGGCCAGCCCGGTGATCCTGGGCGCCCTCCTGGCTTTGCGCCGCGCCCTGGGCCGGGCTTCGAGCCGTCTGCTCCGATGGCTCGGCCGGCACGCCCTGCTGCCGCTGCGGCGAGCGCTGGGCCATCTCCTCCGCGCGACCGCCCGCCGGCTCCGCTGCGCCCGGGGCCGGCGTCCGCCGGGACGGCGCCTGCGGCGCCTCTGGCGCCGCCTTCGCCGCCGGCGCCGCTAG
- a CDS encoding sigma factor-like helix-turn-helix DNA-binding protein yields MRVEIRGVERLSFRERQVVALKEMGRSTDEIATALSLASATVSTLLNRARSKGYQVVIVLEGDPLGLSAADEAGGDE; encoded by the coding sequence GTGCGGGTCGAGATCCGGGGCGTGGAACGCCTCAGCTTCCGGGAGCGACAGGTGGTGGCGCTGAAGGAGATGGGCCGGTCGACCGACGAGATCGCGACGGCCCTCTCGCTGGCTTCCGCCACCGTCTCGACCCTGCTCAACCGCGCACGGAGCAAGGGGTATCAGGTCGTCATCGTCCTGGAGGGCGACCCGCTGGGCCTGAGCGCCGCGGACGAGGCGGGCGGCGACGAATGA
- the spoVT gene encoding stage V sporulation protein T — MKATGIVRRIDDLGRVVIPKEIRRTLRIREGDPLEIFVDRDGEVILKKYSPIGELSDFAKEYAESLHEVSRHVALVSDRDVFIAVAGTAKKEFMDKRVGPAVEKAMADRQVVVGQGGEETLLPPDDEVNGHITAYAVAPIVSLGDPVGAVVLCSREPGASMGETEQKLVSAAASVLGKQMEQ; from the coding sequence ATGAAGGCTACCGGCATCGTCCGGCGGATCGACGATCTGGGCCGAGTGGTCATTCCCAAGGAGATCCGCCGGACGCTCCGCATCCGCGAGGGGGATCCGCTGGAAATCTTCGTCGACCGGGACGGCGAGGTGATCCTCAAGAAGTACTCGCCCATCGGCGAGCTGAGCGACTTCGCCAAGGAGTACGCCGAGTCCCTGCACGAGGTCTCCAGGCACGTGGCTCTGGTCTCCGACCGCGACGTCTTCATCGCCGTGGCGGGAACCGCCAAGAAGGAGTTCATGGACAAGCGGGTCGGTCCGGCTGTGGAGAAGGCCATGGCGGATCGCCAGGTGGTCGTCGGCCAGGGGGGTGAGGAGACGCTGCTCCCGCCCGACGACGAGGTGAACGGGCACATCACCGCCTATGCCGTCGCCCCCATCGTCAGCCTGGGCGACCCGGTCGGTGCGGTGGTCCTCTGCTCACGCGAGCCTGGGGCGAGCATGGGAGAGACGGAGCAGAAGCTGGTCAGTGCGGCGGCCAGCGTGCTCGGCAAGCAGATGGAACAATGA
- a CDS encoding S4 domain-containing protein has translation MRVDKWLKASRLVKRRAVASQLCQAGRVWLNGRLAKPASEVRAGDRLRLLLGGRELELTVLEAEPRPGSPEPSYQMVPSPSAPPPADPASDPGRDTAPSA, from the coding sequence GTGCGCGTGGACAAGTGGTTGAAGGCGAGCCGCCTGGTCAAGCGGCGGGCCGTCGCCAGCCAGCTCTGCCAGGCCGGTCGCGTCTGGCTCAACGGGCGCCTGGCCAAGCCGGCCAGCGAGGTGAGGGCGGGCGATCGTCTCCGCCTGCTGCTGGGGGGCAGGGAGCTGGAACTGACCGTCCTGGAGGCCGAGCCGCGTCCGGGATCCCCGGAGCCTTCCTATCAGATGGTGCCATCCCCCTCGGCCCCGCCCCCGGCGGACCCCGCCTCCGACCCGGGGCGTGATACGGCCCCGTCCGCGTGA
- a CDS encoding ribose-phosphate pyrophosphokinase encodes MSHHEEAEDRPFSGLKIFSGNANPHLAQEICDYLKVPLGNVEVGRFSNGEIRVSIRENVRGIDVFVVQPTSQPVNDNLMELLILIDALRRASAGRITAVVPFYGYARQDRKTRGREPITAKLVANLITVAGANRVLTVDLHAGQIQGFFDVPVDNLSGVPLLAQYLREKGLDRNAVVVSPDAGGVPRARDMADRLGVGLAILDKRRPEPNVAEVTHVIGEVDGRDAIIVDDMIDTAGTVKEGSLELKRRGARRVIACATHPVFSGDAWKNLAEAGLEEVVVTDTIAQPQRSRIDGRLTVLPTGPLLAEAIRRIHSDKSVSALFDDPPSML; translated from the coding sequence GTGAGCCACCACGAGGAAGCCGAAGACCGCCCCTTCAGCGGGCTGAAGATCTTCTCGGGCAACGCCAACCCGCACCTGGCACAGGAGATCTGCGACTACCTGAAGGTACCGCTGGGGAACGTGGAGGTGGGTCGCTTCTCCAACGGGGAGATCCGCGTCTCCATCCGCGAGAACGTCCGTGGCATCGACGTCTTCGTGGTTCAGCCCACCAGCCAGCCGGTCAACGACAACCTGATGGAGCTGCTGATCCTGATCGACGCGCTGCGGCGGGCCTCGGCCGGCCGCATCACCGCGGTCGTCCCCTTCTACGGCTACGCGCGCCAGGACCGGAAGACGCGGGGGCGCGAGCCCATCACGGCCAAGCTGGTCGCCAACCTGATCACCGTCGCGGGAGCCAACCGGGTGCTGACCGTCGACCTGCACGCCGGGCAGATCCAGGGCTTCTTCGACGTGCCGGTGGACAACCTCTCCGGTGTGCCGCTGCTGGCCCAGTACCTGCGGGAGAAGGGGCTGGACCGGAACGCGGTGGTGGTCTCGCCCGACGCCGGCGGCGTGCCCCGGGCCCGCGACATGGCCGACCGCCTGGGTGTGGGTCTGGCGATCCTGGACAAGCGCCGGCCCGAGCCCAACGTGGCCGAGGTGACCCACGTGATCGGGGAGGTGGACGGCCGCGACGCCATCATCGTCGACGACATGATCGACACCGCCGGCACCGTCAAGGAAGGAAGCCTTGAGCTGAAGCGCCGCGGCGCACGGCGCGTGATCGCCTGCGCCACCCACCCCGTCTTTTCGGGTGACGCATGGAAGAATCTGGCGGAGGCCGGCCTGGAGGAGGTGGTGGTGACCGACACCATCGCCCAGCCGCAGCGGAGTCGCATCGACGGCCGCCTCACCGTCCTCCCCACCGGCCCGTTGCTGGCGGAGGCGATCCGCCGCATCCACAGCGACAAGTCGGTCAGCGCCCTGTTCGACGACCCGCCCAGCATGCTGTAA
- a CDS encoding 50S ribosomal protein L25 → MERPVLHAQPRQAGHPNRERRQGRLPAVVYGEGESQPISLDRREFEELMGQGGAHGLLDLELEGSLAPTMVAEVQRHPVSGRLLHVDLHRVALDRPVRAEVPIVITGEEELVKRHGIVERLLRAVEVEALPSALPEEVAVDVGGLEPGTTLTAGELRLPEGVRRITPAEEPVLSITLPQAEETGSEESGAEAGKTEEKGAAGGEGGE, encoded by the coding sequence TTGGAACGTCCCGTGCTGCACGCCCAGCCGCGCCAGGCCGGGCATCCCAACCGGGAGCGCCGGCAGGGCCGGTTGCCCGCGGTGGTCTACGGCGAGGGGGAGAGCCAGCCCATCTCCCTCGACCGGCGGGAGTTCGAGGAGCTGATGGGGCAGGGGGGCGCGCACGGCCTGCTCGATCTGGAACTGGAAGGAAGCCTCGCCCCCACCATGGTGGCGGAGGTCCAACGGCATCCCGTCTCCGGTCGCCTGCTCCACGTCGACCTGCACAGGGTCGCCCTCGACCGGCCGGTTCGCGCGGAGGTCCCCATCGTGATCACCGGCGAGGAGGAGCTGGTCAAGAGGCACGGTATCGTGGAGCGCCTGCTGCGCGCGGTGGAGGTGGAGGCGCTTCCTTCCGCGCTGCCGGAGGAGGTGGCTGTCGACGTCGGCGGCCTGGAGCCCGGCACCACCCTGACGGCCGGGGAGCTCCGGCTGCCCGAAGGGGTCCGCCGGATCACGCCGGCGGAGGAGCCGGTCCTCTCCATCACCCTGCCGCAGGCCGAGGAGACGGGGTCCGAGGAGAGCGGCGCCGAGGCCGGGAAGACCGAGGAGAAGGGCGCCGCCGGCGGCGAGGGTGGCGAGTGA
- a CDS encoding S1 RNA-binding domain-containing protein, which produces MALEVGSVVEGVVTGVTNFGAFVQLPTGETGLVHISEVSDEYVENIEDFVKKEDHVRVKVLSVDPVAKRIGLSIRQAQEGWKPKPKGGRSRGNRRGPQSFEEKLARFMKESEERQRDARRRAEGKRGGRGH; this is translated from the coding sequence ATGGCGTTGGAAGTCGGCAGCGTGGTGGAGGGCGTCGTCACGGGTGTCACCAACTTCGGCGCCTTTGTCCAATTGCCGACCGGGGAGACCGGACTGGTCCACATCTCCGAAGTCTCCGACGAGTACGTGGAGAACATCGAGGATTTTGTCAAGAAAGAGGACCATGTACGGGTGAAGGTGCTGTCCGTCGACCCGGTGGCGAAGCGCATCGGCCTCTCCATCCGGCAAGCGCAGGAAGGTTGGAAACCCAAGCCGAAGGGCGGGCGGTCCCGCGGCAACAGGCGCGGTCCGCAAAGCTTCGAGGAGAAGCTGGCCCGGTTCATGAAGGAGAGCGAGGAGCGCCAACGCGACGCCCGCCGGCGGGCCGAGGGCAAGCGTGGCGGTCGCGGCCACTGA
- the pth gene encoding aminoacyl-tRNA hydrolase encodes MASEATGRWAVVGLGNPGPEYATTRHNLGFRALDRLAQRHALRWRRRERYLWAELPAAGTAEGAILVKPLTYMNLSGEAVRAVLARWRVPLARLLVVHDDMDLPCGRLRLRRGGRAAGHHGVESLIESLGSPDFARLRIGIGHPPAGEDVVAYVLGAPAPEEEAVLEQAVEKASDVVRLVLERGLEAAMNQANRSGGGEAGGGGGMLRG; translated from the coding sequence GTGGCGAGTGAGGCGACCGGGCGCTGGGCCGTGGTCGGCCTGGGCAATCCCGGGCCGGAGTACGCCACCACCCGGCACAACCTGGGCTTCCGGGCGCTCGACCGCCTGGCCCAGCGCCATGCCCTGAGGTGGAGGCGTCGCGAGCGCTACCTGTGGGCCGAACTGCCGGCTGCGGGAACGGCTGAGGGAGCGATCCTGGTCAAGCCTCTCACCTATATGAACCTCAGCGGCGAGGCCGTGCGGGCGGTCCTGGCCCGCTGGCGCGTACCCCTGGCCCGGCTTCTGGTGGTCCACGACGACATGGACCTGCCCTGCGGGCGGCTCCGCCTGCGCAGGGGCGGACGGGCGGCGGGGCATCATGGAGTCGAGTCGCTGATCGAGTCGCTGGGCAGTCCGGATTTCGCACGGTTGCGGATCGGCATCGGCCACCCGCCTGCGGGCGAGGATGTGGTCGCCTACGTGCTGGGAGCCCCTGCGCCGGAGGAGGAGGCCGTTCTGGAGCAGGCCGTGGAGAAGGCCTCCGACGTGGTCCGGCTGGTCCTGGAGAGGGGGCTGGAAGCGGCCATGAACCAGGCGAACCGGAGCGGCGGCGGAGAGGCGGGCGGAGGCGGAGGAATGCTGCGGGGTTGA
- the mazG gene encoding nucleoside triphosphate pyrophosphohydrolase, giving the protein MEDREEAVARAFLEAVRTVERLRRPDGCPWDRRQDHRSLRRYAVEEAYELVAAVDEGRPEAVKDELADLLLQVLLHAAIAEEAGEFTLDDLLHHFTAKLIRRHPHVFGDASLQTAEEVERNWERIKAGSGEEGAGSVLGRPPFEQPSLAAAQEIGERAAAAGFDWESAESVWRKLREEAEEWKQAPDPAAREEEAGDFLFTAVNLCRWYGVDAELALARANRKFVRRFQTMERLASSSMADFDAQEWEKLWQQAKALTDPGGAGAERSKHEACD; this is encoded by the coding sequence ATGGAAGACCGCGAAGAGGCGGTCGCCCGAGCGTTCCTGGAGGCGGTCCGCACCGTGGAGCGCCTCCGCCGGCCGGACGGCTGCCCGTGGGACCGCCGGCAGGATCACCGCTCGCTCCGCCGTTACGCGGTGGAGGAGGCGTACGAGCTGGTCGCCGCCGTGGATGAGGGGCGGCCCGAGGCGGTCAAGGACGAGCTGGCCGACCTCCTGCTGCAGGTGCTGCTTCACGCCGCCATCGCCGAGGAAGCAGGCGAGTTCACGCTGGACGACCTGCTCCACCACTTCACCGCCAAGCTGATCCGGCGCCACCCCCACGTCTTCGGTGACGCATCGCTCCAGACGGCGGAGGAGGTGGAACGGAACTGGGAGCGGATCAAGGCGGGGTCCGGCGAGGAAGGCGCCGGCTCGGTGCTGGGACGTCCCCCCTTCGAGCAGCCCTCCCTGGCGGCGGCGCAGGAGATCGGCGAGCGGGCCGCCGCCGCCGGCTTCGACTGGGAGTCGGCGGAGAGCGTCTGGAGGAAGCTCCGGGAAGAAGCGGAGGAGTGGAAGCAGGCCCCGGATCCGGCCGCGCGCGAGGAGGAGGCCGGCGACTTCCTCTTCACCGCGGTCAACCTGTGCCGATGGTATGGGGTGGATGCGGAGCTGGCGCTGGCCCGTGCCAACCGCAAGTTCGTCCGCCGCTTTCAGACCATGGAGCGCCTGGCGTCCTCTTCCATGGCGGATTTCGACGCCCAGGAGTGGGAGAAACTCTGGCAACAGGCGAAGGCGCTGACCGATCCGGGCGGGGCGGGGGCGGAGAGAAGCAAACACGAGGCTTGCGACTGA
- the mfd gene encoding transcription-repair coupling factor, which produces MNIWDRIYREWLARPETPGLLDVIRKNRRAWLWGVTGGSLPMTMAMLARALEQRSLLAVVPNLRQAEQLARDLSWWRPEKRVLVLPPMEVTLYRLEARSWDLLAPRLEVLSSLLGREPVLVLAPVDALTRALEPPAVFRRYLVDLEPGDRAEPASLAARLVEAGFERVERVDGPGQLAVRGDILDVYPPAAEPIRIEFFDDVVDSIRVFDLESQRSLAHLERVLLSPAWEVQASREERESAVERAGDRLSPEAREELGGGGDPSRFLPLIHGAVGLEAYLPRGAVTLAVEPGRLRDRLEGIRREWEERIGRLAEKGELEPGQEQLQLAPERVTALWRDWPGADLSGLAPSATEERPVEIRSRSIPTFRGQMTLVTQEMERWRARRQRCLVVLEGEAQRHALAEQLREAGLEPVEAPSGECELPEGAIRLVEGRLGSGFELPGLRLVVLTAAELRGRQPGLRRQRPRLESVGETLSRWEDLRTGDYVVHVQHGIGRFLGVQPMEVQGVRRDYMILEYEGGDRLYVPTQQIDSVQRYVGTEGRAPRLYRLGGNEWERVKERVRRSVRQMADELLQLYAARQAVEGHAFSPDTPWQREFEESFPYEETPDQLRAVEEIKRDMERPRPMDRLLCGDVGFGKTEVALRAAFKAVMDGKQVAVLVPTTVLAQQHYVTFRQRLAGFPVRVEVLSRFRSTAEQEAILTATRRGEVDVLIGTHRLVQPDVAFKDLGLVIVDEEQRFGVEHKEFLKKLKSSVDVLTLTATPIPRTLHMSLAGIRDMSVIETPPAGRFPVETYVVEYDEALVREALERELARHGQVYYVHNRVRTIDQAYERVRRMVPEARVLVAHGQLSDERLEQVMMDFLEGRADILVCTSIIENGLDLPRVNTLVVEDADRFGLAQLYQMRGRVGRSDRVAFAYFTYRRQRVLPEAAQKRLEALKDFTELGSGFRIALRDLEIRGAGNILGAEQHGFIASVGFELYAQMLEEAVRELRGERTAPATRATVELAVDAYVPDGYVRDPRQKIELYKRVQRVEQADEVDELAEELVDRFGEPPAEVRNLLELARLRVLATELGILALTQERRELHVQFAGFLSGGLKGELHGLTVPGVGRARVDAGGSVGFRIPLGGVQGDELLGRVQQVLQAVASLEGVRRWSRRAGADAASVR; this is translated from the coding sequence TTGAACATCTGGGATCGGATCTACCGGGAGTGGCTGGCGAGGCCGGAGACGCCCGGGTTGCTGGACGTGATCCGGAAGAACCGCAGGGCCTGGTTGTGGGGCGTGACCGGAGGAAGCCTGCCCATGACCATGGCCATGCTGGCGCGCGCCCTGGAGCAGCGTTCGCTGCTGGCGGTGGTGCCCAACCTGCGCCAGGCCGAGCAGCTGGCTCGGGACCTGAGCTGGTGGCGGCCGGAGAAACGGGTGCTCGTGCTCCCTCCCATGGAGGTGACCCTCTACCGGCTGGAGGCTCGCTCCTGGGACCTGCTGGCGCCGCGGCTGGAGGTGCTCAGCTCCCTGCTGGGCAGGGAGCCGGTACTGGTGCTGGCTCCGGTGGACGCGCTGACCCGCGCGCTGGAACCGCCCGCCGTCTTCCGGCGCTACCTGGTCGACCTGGAGCCCGGGGATCGGGCGGAGCCGGCGTCGCTGGCGGCGCGGCTGGTCGAGGCAGGCTTCGAGCGGGTCGAGCGGGTGGACGGTCCGGGACAGCTGGCCGTGCGGGGCGACATCCTGGACGTCTATCCCCCGGCGGCCGAGCCGATCCGGATCGAGTTCTTCGACGATGTGGTCGACTCGATCCGCGTCTTCGACCTGGAGAGCCAGAGATCCCTGGCCCACCTGGAGCGTGTCCTCCTCTCCCCTGCCTGGGAGGTCCAGGCCAGCCGGGAGGAGCGGGAGTCGGCCGTGGAGCGCGCCGGGGATCGCTTGAGCCCGGAGGCCCGCGAGGAACTGGGCGGCGGGGGCGATCCCTCCCGCTTCCTGCCGCTGATCCACGGGGCGGTCGGCTTGGAGGCCTACCTGCCCCGCGGGGCGGTCACCCTGGCGGTGGAGCCGGGCCGGCTGCGCGATCGGCTGGAAGGGATCCGCCGCGAGTGGGAGGAGCGGATCGGGCGGCTGGCCGAGAAGGGGGAGCTCGAGCCGGGGCAGGAGCAGCTCCAGCTGGCGCCGGAGCGGGTGACGGCCCTGTGGCGCGACTGGCCGGGGGCCGATCTCTCCGGCCTGGCCCCGTCGGCGACGGAGGAGCGGCCGGTGGAGATCCGCTCCCGGTCGATCCCGACCTTCCGCGGGCAGATGACGCTGGTCACCCAGGAGATGGAGCGCTGGCGGGCGCGCCGCCAGCGCTGCCTGGTCGTCCTGGAGGGGGAGGCGCAGCGGCACGCCTTGGCCGAGCAGCTGCGGGAGGCGGGCCTGGAGCCGGTGGAGGCGCCCTCGGGCGAGTGCGAGCTGCCCGAGGGGGCGATCCGGCTGGTCGAGGGGCGACTGGGCAGCGGCTTCGAGCTGCCGGGCCTCCGCCTGGTGGTGCTGACGGCGGCGGAGCTCCGCGGCCGCCAGCCCGGCCTGCGCCGCCAGCGCCCGCGCCTCGAGTCGGTGGGTGAGACGCTCTCCCGCTGGGAGGATCTCCGCACCGGGGACTACGTGGTCCACGTCCAGCACGGGATCGGGCGCTTTCTGGGCGTGCAGCCCATGGAGGTCCAGGGCGTGCGGCGCGACTACATGATCCTCGAGTACGAGGGCGGCGACCGGCTTTACGTGCCCACCCAGCAGATCGACTCGGTCCAGAGGTACGTGGGCACGGAGGGCCGGGCGCCGAGGCTCTACCGGCTGGGCGGGAACGAGTGGGAGCGGGTCAAGGAACGGGTCCGCCGCTCGGTCCGGCAGATGGCCGACGAGCTTCTCCAGCTCTACGCGGCGCGCCAGGCGGTGGAAGGCCACGCCTTCTCGCCCGATACCCCGTGGCAGCGGGAGTTCGAGGAGAGCTTCCCCTACGAGGAGACGCCCGATCAGCTGCGCGCCGTGGAAGAGATCAAGCGGGACATGGAGCGGCCCAGGCCCATGGACCGGCTGCTCTGCGGCGACGTGGGCTTCGGCAAGACGGAGGTGGCGCTGCGCGCCGCCTTCAAGGCGGTGATGGACGGGAAGCAGGTGGCCGTCCTGGTGCCGACCACGGTGCTGGCGCAGCAGCACTACGTGACGTTCCGCCAGCGCCTGGCCGGCTTCCCCGTCCGGGTCGAGGTGCTCAGCCGCTTCCGCTCCACGGCCGAGCAGGAGGCGATCCTGACGGCCACGCGGCGCGGCGAGGTGGACGTCCTGATCGGCACCCACCGGCTGGTCCAGCCGGACGTGGCCTTCAAGGACCTGGGCCTGGTGATCGTGGACGAGGAGCAGCGCTTCGGCGTGGAGCACAAGGAGTTCCTGAAGAAGCTGAAGAGCTCGGTGGACGTGCTGACGCTGACCGCCACCCCCATCCCGCGGACGCTCCACATGTCGCTGGCAGGGATCCGCGACATGAGCGTGATCGAGACCCCGCCTGCAGGCCGCTTCCCGGTGGAGACCTATGTGGTCGAATACGACGAGGCGCTGGTGCGCGAGGCGCTGGAAAGGGAGCTGGCCCGGCACGGGCAGGTGTACTACGTCCACAACCGGGTGCGGACCATCGACCAGGCCTACGAGCGCGTCCGCCGGATGGTGCCGGAGGCGCGGGTGCTGGTGGCGCACGGCCAGCTCTCCGATGAGCGGCTGGAGCAGGTGATGATGGACTTCCTGGAGGGGCGGGCGGACATCCTCGTCTGCACCTCCATCATCGAGAACGGGCTGGACCTTCCGCGGGTGAACACCCTGGTGGTGGAGGACGCCGACCGCTTCGGGCTGGCCCAGCTCTACCAGATGCGCGGCCGGGTCGGCCGTTCCGACCGGGTCGCCTTCGCCTACTTCACCTACCGGCGCCAGAGGGTGCTGCCGGAGGCGGCCCAGAAGCGGCTGGAGGCGCTGAAGGACTTCACCGAGCTGGGCTCCGGCTTCCGCATCGCCCTGCGGGACTTGGAGATCCGCGGGGCGGGGAATATCTTGGGAGCGGAACAGCACGGGTTCATCGCCTCGGTGGGCTTCGAGCTGTATGCGCAGATGCTGGAGGAGGCGGTGCGCGAGCTCCGTGGGGAGCGGACCGCGCCGGCCACGCGCGCGACCGTCGAGCTGGCCGTGGACGCGTACGTGCCCGACGGATACGTGCGCGATCCCAGGCAGAAGATCGAACTGTATAAGCGGGTGCAGCGGGTGGAACAGGCCGACGAGGTCGACGAGCTGGCGGAGGAGCTGGTCGACCGGTTCGGCGAACCGCCGGCGGAGGTCCGGAACCTTCTCGAACTGGCCCGCCTGCGGGTACTCGCCACGGAGTTGGGCATCCTGGCCTTGACCCAGGAGCGGCGGGAGCTCCACGTCCAGTTCGCCGGCTTCCTGAGCGGCGGGCTGAAGGGCGAGCTCCACGGCCTGACCGTGCCGGGGGTCGGCCGGGCCCGGGTGGACGCGGGAGGCAGCGTCGGCTTCCGCATCCCGCTGGGTGGGGTGCAGGGCGACGAGCTCCTGGGGCGGGTGCAGCAGGTGCTGCAGGCGGTGGCTTCCTTGGAGGGGGTCCGGCGCTGGAGCCGGCGGGCCGGAGCCGACGCGGCCAGCGTCCGCTGA
- a CDS encoding septum formation initiator family protein, with translation MSPASERATGFPEAQEAGWATASARAAASARPLQRPRPRPSPQPERGPKLRLTRPGRLVALLAGGALLFHLGTAGVRLLEIQRQLAAAEQMVQAEAAGNRALEAEVARRGSLAYMEQRARSEFGLVRPGETVYRLDGEPTPAVPASGPGASRQLPGAASSLGAALGALLSR, from the coding sequence ATGAGTCCAGCCAGCGAGCGTGCGACCGGATTCCCCGAGGCGCAGGAGGCCGGCTGGGCGACAGCGAGCGCGAGGGCTGCGGCTTCGGCGCGGCCGCTCCAGCGTCCCCGGCCTCGACCGTCGCCGCAGCCGGAGAGAGGGCCGAAACTGCGCCTCACCCGCCCGGGCAGGCTGGTCGCCCTTCTGGCCGGCGGAGCGCTTCTCTTCCACCTGGGTACGGCCGGCGTCCGGCTGCTCGAAATCCAGCGGCAGCTGGCGGCGGCGGAGCAGATGGTCCAGGCGGAGGCGGCCGGCAATCGCGCCCTGGAAGCCGAGGTGGCCAGGCGGGGGAGCCTGGCCTACATGGAGCAGAGGGCGCGCAGCGAGTTCGGCCTGGTCCGCCCCGGCGAGACCGTCTACCGCCTGGACGGGGAGCCGACTCCGGCGGTCCCCGCTTCCGGCCCCGGGGCGAGCCGCCAGCTGCCGGGGGCCGCCTCTTCCCTGGGGGCAGCCCTGGGCGCGCTGCTCTCCCGTTGA